A single window of Streptomyces griseoviridis DNA harbors:
- the eda gene encoding bifunctional 4-hydroxy-2-oxoglutarate aldolase/2-dehydro-3-deoxy-phosphogluconate aldolase — MVTPISPAPSVLGLAPVMPVVVIDDAADAVPLARALVAGGLPAIEVTLRTPAAPAAIRAIADAVPDAVVGAGTVITPAQVTEAVGAGARFLVSPGWTDTLLDAMRASGVPFLPGVSTTSEVVALLERGVREMKFFPAQAAGGTAYLRSLAGPLPQARFCPTGGIGAANAPEYLALPNVGCVGGTWMLPADAVASGDWQRIESLAREASALGRQNG, encoded by the coding sequence ATGGTCACTCCCATATCCCCCGCCCCCTCCGTCCTGGGGCTCGCGCCCGTCATGCCCGTCGTCGTGATCGACGACGCCGCCGACGCCGTGCCGCTCGCGCGGGCCCTGGTCGCGGGTGGGCTGCCCGCGATCGAGGTGACCCTGCGCACGCCCGCCGCGCCGGCCGCGATCCGGGCCATCGCCGACGCGGTGCCTGACGCGGTCGTCGGAGCCGGGACGGTGATCACGCCCGCGCAAGTGACCGAGGCCGTCGGCGCAGGGGCCCGGTTCCTGGTCAGCCCCGGCTGGACGGACACGCTCCTCGACGCGATGCGGGCGTCCGGGGTGCCGTTCCTGCCGGGGGTGTCGACCACCTCGGAGGTGGTGGCGCTGCTGGAGCGCGGGGTGCGGGAGATGAAGTTCTTCCCGGCGCAGGCCGCAGGCGGTACCGCGTATCTGCGGTCGCTGGCCGGGCCGCTCCCGCAGGCGCGCTTCTGCCCGACCGGCGGCATCGGCGCCGCGAACGCTCCGGAGTACCTTGCGCTGCCCAACGTCGGCTGTGTGGGCGGCACGTGGATGCTGCCCGCGGACGCGGTGGCGTCCGGCGACTGGCAACGGATCGAGAGCCTGGCCCGCGAGGCGTCGGCGCTCGGCCGACAGAACGGCTGA
- a CDS encoding bifunctional RNase H/acid phosphatase yields the protein MREFIVEADGGSRGNPGPAGYGAVVIDAATGETVAEANESIGVATNNVAEYRGLLAGLRTAHSLDPTATVHVRMDSKLVVEQMSGRWKIKHPDMKPLALEASRVFPADRVTYEWIPRERNKHADRLANEAMDAAGAVDAAGAVDAARPVDAAGASDRASASDTAGASDTAGAADSETTAASATTAASTKASAATPNPNSTANPNSTSPSTSPPTSDSSSAGVSGGADSGGRAGADRRAARAVAAPGWAPADLGAPATLVLLRHGETPLTPQKRFSGSGGSDPSLSDVGREQARRVAEALARRGTVQAVVASPLARTRETAGIVAARLGLDVHVDDGLRETDFGAWEGLTFGEVRERHPEDLNAWLADPAVEPTGGGESFETAAVRIAAARDRLVAAYAGRTVLLVTHVTPVKTLIRLALGAPPEALFRMELSAASLSTVAYYADGNASVRLFNDTSHLR from the coding sequence GTGCGGGAGTTCATCGTCGAGGCGGACGGCGGATCACGGGGCAACCCGGGGCCCGCCGGCTACGGCGCCGTGGTGATCGACGCGGCCACGGGGGAGACGGTGGCGGAGGCGAACGAGTCGATCGGCGTCGCCACGAACAACGTCGCCGAGTACCGGGGACTCCTGGCGGGCCTGCGCACCGCCCATTCCCTCGACCCGACCGCCACCGTGCACGTCCGGATGGACTCCAAGCTCGTCGTGGAGCAGATGTCGGGCCGCTGGAAGATCAAACACCCCGACATGAAGCCGCTGGCCCTGGAGGCGTCCCGGGTGTTCCCGGCGGACCGGGTGACGTACGAGTGGATCCCCCGCGAGCGAAACAAGCACGCGGACCGCTTGGCGAACGAGGCGATGGACGCGGCGGGGGCGGTGGACGCGGCGGGAGCGGTGGACGCGGCGAGGCCGGTGGACGCGGCGGGGGCTTCCGATAGGGCGAGTGCTTCCGATACGGCGGGGGCTTCCGATACGGCGGGCGCGGCGGATTCGGAGACGACGGCGGCTTCAGCGACGACGGCGGCTTCGACCAAGGCGTCAGCCGCGACCCCGAACCCGAACTCGACCGCGAACCCGAACTCGACCTCGCCCTCGACCTCACCCCCGACCTCGGATTCATCGTCGGCTGGGGTGTCCGGTGGGGCCGATTCCGGTGGCAGGGCCGGTGCTGATCGGCGGGCCGCGCGGGCCGTCGCCGCTCCCGGCTGGGCCCCCGCAGACCTGGGAGCGCCCGCCACGCTCGTACTGCTGCGGCACGGCGAGACCCCGCTCACTCCGCAGAAGCGATTCTCCGGGAGCGGCGGGAGCGACCCGTCGCTCTCCGACGTCGGACGGGAGCAGGCCCGCCGGGTCGCGGAGGCGCTGGCGCGACGCGGGACCGTGCAGGCGGTCGTGGCGTCACCGCTGGCCAGGACCAGGGAGACGGCCGGGATCGTCGCCGCCCGCCTCGGCCTCGACGTACACGTCGACGACGGTCTGCGCGAGACCGACTTCGGTGCCTGGGAGGGCCTCACCTTCGGCGAGGTCCGCGAACGGCACCCCGAGGACCTGAACGCCTGGCTCGCCGACCCCGCGGTCGAACCGACCGGCGGCGGGGAGAGCTTCGAGACGGCGGCGGTGCGGATCGCCGCCGCCAGGGACCGGTTGGTCGCCGCGTACGCGGGCCGCACGGTCCTGCTCGTCACCCATGTCACGCCCGTCAAGACGCTGATCCGACTGGCCCTCGGCGCCCCGCCCGAGGCCCTGTTCCGCATGGAACTGTCGGCCGCGTCGCTGTCCACGGTCGCCTACTACGCCGACGGCAACGCGAGTGTCCGCCTCTTCAACGACACCTCGCACCTGCGCTGA
- a CDS encoding zinc ribbon domain-containing protein yields the protein MNAAPADQIRLLDVQALDVRLQQLAHRRRSLPEHAEIESLTKDHTQLRDLLVAAQTEESDCSREQTKAEQDVDQVRQRAARDQKRLDTGAVTSPKDLENLQREITSLAKRQGDLEDVVLEVMERRESAQERVAELTERVGAVQGKIDDATARRDAAFEGIDGEVATATKEREVVSATIPDDLLKLYDKLRGQQGGIGAAKLYQRTCQGCRQELAITDINEIRAAAPDTVVRCENCRRILVRTSESGL from the coding sequence CTGAACGCCGCGCCCGCCGACCAGATCCGCCTTCTCGACGTCCAGGCCCTCGACGTCCGCCTCCAGCAGCTCGCGCACCGGCGCCGGTCGCTGCCCGAGCACGCCGAGATCGAGTCGCTGACCAAGGACCACACGCAGCTGCGGGACCTCCTGGTCGCCGCGCAGACCGAGGAGAGCGACTGCTCCCGCGAGCAGACCAAGGCCGAACAGGACGTGGACCAGGTGCGCCAGCGCGCCGCCCGCGACCAGAAGCGCCTGGACACCGGGGCGGTCACCTCGCCCAAGGACCTGGAGAACCTCCAGCGCGAGATCACCTCCCTCGCCAAGCGCCAGGGCGACCTGGAGGACGTCGTCCTGGAGGTCATGGAGCGCCGTGAGTCCGCGCAGGAGCGGGTGGCCGAGCTGACCGAGCGGGTCGGCGCCGTCCAGGGCAAGATCGACGACGCGACGGCCCGCCGCGACGCCGCCTTCGAGGGCATCGACGGCGAGGTGGCGACCGCGACCAAGGAGCGCGAGGTCGTCTCCGCCACCATCCCGGACGACCTGCTGAAGCTGTACGACAAGCTGCGCGGGCAGCAGGGCGGCATCGGCGCGGCCAAGCTCTACCAGCGGACCTGCCAGGGCTGCCGCCAGGAGCTGGCGATCACCGACATCAACGAGATCCGCGCGGCCGCGCCCGACACCGTCGTGCGCTGCGAGAACTGCCGTCGCATCCTGGTCCGCACCTCCGAGTCCGGCCTGTAA
- a CDS encoding Nif3-like dinuclear metal center hexameric protein: MPRLSEVIAALENLWPAERAESWDAVGTVAGDPDQEVSRVLFAVDPVQEIVDEAVKLGADLLITHHPLYLRGTTTVAAHTFKGRVVHTLIKHDIALHVAHTNADTADPGVSDALAGALGLRVVRPLVPDPTDPEGRRGLGRVCELDHPVTVAELAARAAARLPATAHGIRVAGDAEATVRTVAVSGGSGDSLFDHVRAAGVDAFLTADLRHHPASEFLADRAHRPLALLDAAHWATEWPWCELAATQLDEISDRHGWDLRVHVSRTVTDPWTSHSPSPGAPN, from the coding sequence GTGCCCCGTCTGTCTGAAGTCATCGCCGCGCTGGAGAACCTGTGGCCCGCCGAGCGGGCCGAGTCCTGGGACGCGGTCGGCACGGTCGCGGGCGACCCCGACCAGGAGGTCTCCCGGGTCCTGTTCGCCGTCGACCCGGTCCAGGAGATCGTCGACGAGGCCGTGAAGCTCGGCGCCGACCTGCTGATCACCCACCACCCGCTCTATCTGCGCGGGACGACGACGGTCGCGGCCCACACCTTCAAGGGCCGCGTCGTGCACACCCTGATCAAGCACGACATCGCCCTGCACGTCGCCCACACCAACGCGGACACCGCCGACCCCGGCGTCTCGGACGCGCTGGCCGGCGCCCTCGGACTGCGCGTCGTGCGCCCCCTGGTGCCGGACCCGACCGACCCGGAGGGCCGCCGCGGCCTGGGCCGCGTCTGCGAGCTCGACCACCCCGTCACCGTCGCCGAGCTGGCCGCGCGCGCCGCCGCCCGGCTGCCCGCCACCGCGCACGGCATCCGGGTCGCGGGCGACGCCGAGGCGACCGTCCGCACCGTCGCCGTCAGCGGCGGCTCGGGCGACAGCCTCTTCGACCACGTCCGCGCGGCGGGCGTCGACGCCTTCCTCACCGCCGACCTGCGCCACCACCCGGCGTCCGAGTTCCTCGCGGACCGCGCCCACCGACCTCTCGCGCTGCTCGACGCGGCGCACTGGGCCACCGAGTGGCCCTGGTGCGAGCTGGCGGCGACCCAGCTCGACGAGATCTCCGACCGCCACGGCTGGGACCTGCGGGTCCACGTCTCGCGGACGGTCACCGACCCCTGGACCAGCCACTCCCCTTCACCTGGAGCCCCCAACTGA
- a CDS encoding 3-oxoacyl-ACP reductase has protein sequence MSLPLEGRSAIVTGAGRGLGRAEALELARLGARVVVNDFGQSGRDGSGAASGGPAEEVAAEIRAAGGQALAHTGDVADFARAEELVGAAVEAFGGLDILVNNAGILRDRMVFSMSEDEWDSVIRVHLKGHFNTTRFAAAHWREQSKKSGAPVYGRIVNTASEAFLAGSAGQPNYAAAKGGIVGLTTSTALALAKYGVTANVICPRARTRMTEDVFAGFGAPDDEPDPLAVEHVAPLVGYLAGPAAARINGQLIVVHGGMVAIVERPRVVAKFDSARDTFDYDELDALLTPHYADRPEGETFAAAEVLGLKRG, from the coding sequence GTGTCGCTGCCACTGGAAGGGCGCTCCGCGATCGTCACGGGCGCCGGACGCGGGCTCGGCCGTGCCGAGGCGCTCGAACTCGCCCGGCTCGGCGCCCGTGTCGTCGTCAACGACTTCGGACAGTCGGGCCGTGACGGCTCGGGCGCCGCCTCCGGAGGGCCCGCCGAGGAGGTCGCCGCCGAGATCCGCGCGGCGGGCGGGCAGGCCCTCGCCCACACCGGGGACGTCGCCGACTTCGCGCGGGCCGAGGAGTTGGTGGGGGCGGCGGTCGAGGCGTTCGGCGGACTGGACATCCTGGTCAACAACGCAGGCATCCTGCGCGACCGGATGGTCTTCTCGATGTCCGAGGACGAGTGGGACTCGGTGATCAGGGTCCACCTCAAAGGCCACTTCAACACGACCCGCTTCGCCGCCGCGCACTGGCGTGAGCAGTCCAAGAAGTCGGGTGCCCCGGTCTACGGGCGGATCGTGAACACCGCGTCGGAGGCGTTCCTGGCCGGTTCGGCGGGACAGCCCAACTACGCGGCGGCGAAAGGCGGGATCGTCGGCCTGACCACCTCGACGGCGCTCGCCCTCGCCAAGTACGGGGTCACCGCCAACGTCATCTGCCCGCGCGCCCGCACCCGGATGACCGAGGACGTCTTCGCCGGGTTCGGCGCCCCCGACGACGAGCCCGACCCGCTCGCGGTCGAGCATGTCGCCCCCCTCGTCGGCTACTTGGCCGGGCCGGCCGCCGCGCGGATCAACGGACAGCTCATCGTCGTCCACGGCGGGATGGTCGCGATCGTCGAACGGCCGCGGGTGGTGGCCAAGTTCGACAGCGCGCGGGACACCTTCGACTACGACGAGCTGGACGCGCTCCTCACCCCGCACTACGCGGACCGCCCGGAGGGCGAGACGTTCGCGGCGGCGGAGGTGCTGGGGCTGAAGCGGGGCTGA
- a CDS encoding Zn-dependent alcohol dehydrogenase produces the protein MRAAVLHEIGQDKLEILDDVEAVGFGPGRVRIRVRATGLCHSDLSAMSGVLPQPAPFVPGHEGAGEVVEVGERVSHLKAGDRVVVCWLPACGACPACKRGQTELCLAGFMNAGTPNFKRAGQDVFGFAGTGTFTEEVVVDAGCAVPIPDDVPFDIAALIGCGVTTGLGAALNTADVQAGSSVAVIGCGGVGISTIQGARLRGAAEIVAVDPVASRREAALRFGATRAVAPDGLPDAKQQVTAGEGFDYVFEVVGRSATARTAYENTRRGGTLVVVGAGAMDDHLQLNMFELFFDEKRILPSMYGGGDVLRSYERTIALWRAGRIDLEGLITHRVPLAGINEALDQMRTGTALRTCIEI, from the coding sequence ATGCGCGCAGCCGTACTGCACGAGATCGGCCAGGACAAGCTGGAGATCCTCGACGACGTCGAGGCGGTGGGCTTCGGGCCCGGCCGGGTGCGGATCAGGGTCCGGGCCACCGGCCTGTGCCACTCGGACCTGTCGGCGATGAGCGGGGTGCTGCCGCAGCCCGCGCCGTTCGTGCCCGGACACGAGGGAGCGGGCGAGGTCGTCGAAGTGGGCGAGCGGGTCAGCCACTTGAAGGCGGGGGACCGGGTCGTCGTCTGCTGGCTGCCCGCCTGCGGCGCCTGTCCCGCCTGCAAGCGCGGCCAGACCGAACTGTGCCTGGCCGGGTTCATGAACGCGGGCACCCCCAACTTCAAGCGGGCGGGCCAGGACGTCTTCGGCTTCGCCGGCACCGGCACGTTCACCGAGGAGGTCGTCGTCGACGCGGGCTGCGCGGTGCCCATCCCCGACGACGTGCCCTTCGACATCGCCGCCCTGATCGGCTGCGGGGTCACCACCGGGCTCGGTGCTGCCCTCAACACCGCTGACGTTCAGGCCGGTTCGTCGGTCGCGGTGATCGGCTGCGGGGGCGTCGGGATCTCCACGATCCAGGGGGCGCGGCTGCGGGGCGCCGCCGAGATCGTCGCCGTCGACCCGGTCGCGAGCCGCCGGGAGGCCGCGCTCCGGTTCGGCGCCACCCGGGCCGTCGCCCCCGACGGACTGCCCGACGCCAAGCAACAGGTCACCGCGGGCGAGGGGTTCGACTACGTCTTCGAGGTCGTCGGCCGCTCCGCCACCGCCCGCACCGCCTACGAGAACACCCGGCGCGGCGGCACCCTCGTCGTCGTCGGCGCCGGCGCCATGGACGACCACCTCCAACTCAACATGTTCGAGCTGTTCTTCGACGAGAAGCGCATCCTGCCGTCCATGTACGGCGGCGGCGACGTGCTGCGCTCCTACGAGCGGACCATCGCCCTGTGGCGGGCGGGACGCATCGACCTGGAGGGGCTGATCACCCACCGGGTCCCGCTGGCCGGCATCAACGAGGCGCTGGACCAGATGCGCACGGGAACGGCCCTGCGCACCTGCATCGAGATCTGA
- a CDS encoding MaoC/PaaZ C-terminal domain-containing protein translates to MPIDAAKALAAEPRTGEITWTRKDVLLYHLGLGAGTPATDPGELRYTLESRLHVLPSFATVAGSGSPGVISGLSVPGVDVDLARVLHGGQSLTLHRPLPAEGTATATGGIAAVYDKGKAAVLVMRTEVSDGQGPLWTNDAQIFVRGEGGWGGDRGPSTRLEPPTGPPDRTLERRVREDQALLYRLSGDWNPLHADPEFAARAGFERPILHGLCTYGMTLKAVVDTLLDGDPARVRHYTARFAGVVFPGETLRTRMWRQGGGSVRVAVSAADRDDAPVLADTVVEHT, encoded by the coding sequence ATGCCCATCGACGCAGCAAAGGCCCTCGCCGCCGAACCCAGGACCGGCGAGATCACCTGGACCCGCAAGGACGTCCTGCTGTACCACCTCGGCCTCGGCGCCGGGACGCCCGCCACCGACCCCGGCGAGCTGCGCTACACCCTGGAGTCCCGGCTGCACGTCCTGCCGAGCTTCGCCACCGTCGCCGGCAGCGGATCACCCGGAGTGATCAGCGGCCTCTCCGTGCCAGGCGTCGACGTCGACCTCGCCCGCGTCCTGCACGGCGGGCAGAGCCTCACCCTGCACCGCCCGCTCCCGGCCGAGGGCACCGCCACCGCCACCGGCGGGATCGCCGCCGTCTACGACAAGGGCAAGGCGGCCGTCCTCGTCATGCGCACCGAAGTCAGTGACGGGCAGGGCCCGTTGTGGACCAACGACGCCCAGATCTTCGTTCGCGGCGAGGGCGGCTGGGGCGGCGACCGCGGCCCCTCGACCCGCCTCGAACCGCCCACAGGACCACCCGACCGCACCCTGGAGCGCCGGGTTCGCGAGGACCAGGCGCTGCTCTACCGCCTGTCGGGCGACTGGAACCCGCTGCACGCCGACCCCGAGTTCGCCGCCCGTGCCGGCTTCGAACGCCCCATCCTGCACGGCCTGTGCACCTACGGCATGACGCTCAAGGCGGTCGTGGACACCCTGCTGGACGGCGACCCCGCCCGGGTGCGCCACTACACCGCCCGCTTCGCCGGCGTGGTCTTCCCCGGCGAGACGCTGCGGACGCGCATGTGGCGGCAAGGCGGCGGCTCGGTGCGGGTGGCGGTGAGCGCGGCGGACCGCGACGACGCGCCCGTCCTCGCCGACACCGTCGTCGAACACACCTGA